From one Microbacterium sp. 10M-3C3 genomic stretch:
- the galK gene encoding galactokinase, translating into MSAVDDACALLATLTDAEAVGVWSAPGRVNLIGEHTDYNEGFVLPFAIEHRTVAAVALRDDDVVRVASTFAQAPVEVDLADLDAAIARGGLDWAAYPLGVAWALRSAAPDASPRGVDIALASDVPVGAGLSSSAAIEGAVAGALNDVWAAGLDRVALARVGRTAENDAVGAPTGIMDQMASMLGEADAATFLDCRTLEAHEVDLGFTAAGLRILVIDTLVAHAHSSGGYAERRASCEEGARIMGVAALRDLDVADLPRAQELMDDVTFRRVRHIVTENQRVLDTVATLAAEGPRAIGGLLVASHASMRDDFEISVPELDLAVDTALAAGAVGARMTGGGFGGAAIALIDAELVESAASAVSAAFAEAGFRAPRTFTVAPSRGAARDA; encoded by the coding sequence ATGAGCGCCGTCGACGACGCCTGCGCCCTGCTCGCGACCCTGACCGACGCCGAGGCCGTGGGCGTGTGGTCGGCCCCCGGACGCGTGAACCTCATCGGCGAGCACACCGACTACAACGAGGGCTTCGTCCTTCCCTTCGCGATCGAGCACCGCACGGTCGCCGCCGTCGCCCTCCGCGACGACGACGTCGTCCGCGTCGCGTCGACCTTCGCCCAGGCGCCGGTCGAGGTCGACCTCGCCGACCTCGACGCCGCGATCGCGCGCGGCGGGCTGGACTGGGCCGCGTATCCGCTCGGGGTCGCGTGGGCGCTCCGCTCGGCCGCACCCGACGCGTCGCCGCGGGGCGTCGACATCGCCCTGGCGTCGGACGTGCCCGTCGGCGCCGGCCTGTCGTCGTCGGCCGCGATCGAGGGCGCCGTCGCCGGCGCGCTGAACGACGTGTGGGCCGCGGGGCTCGACCGCGTCGCGCTCGCGCGCGTCGGCCGCACCGCCGAGAACGACGCGGTCGGAGCGCCGACCGGGATCATGGACCAGATGGCGTCGATGCTCGGCGAGGCGGATGCGGCGACCTTCCTCGACTGCCGCACGCTCGAGGCGCACGAGGTCGACCTCGGCTTCACGGCCGCGGGCCTGAGGATCCTGGTGATCGACACGCTCGTGGCCCACGCGCATTCGTCCGGCGGCTACGCCGAGCGCCGCGCGTCGTGCGAGGAGGGCGCGCGCATCATGGGCGTCGCGGCCCTCCGCGACCTCGACGTCGCCGACCTCCCGCGCGCGCAGGAGCTGATGGACGACGTCACGTTCCGCCGCGTGCGGCACATCGTGACCGAGAACCAGCGCGTGCTCGACACCGTCGCGACGCTCGCCGCCGAGGGCCCGCGCGCGATCGGCGGCCTGCTCGTCGCGTCGCACGCGTCGATGCGCGACGACTTCGAGATCTCCGTCCCCGAGCTCGACCTCGCCGTCGACACGGCGCTCGCGGCCGGCGCGGTCGGCGCGCGCATGACCGGCGGCGGCTTCGGCGGCGCGGCGATCGCGCTCATCGACGCGGAGCTCGTGGAGTCCGCCGCATCCGCCGTGTCCGCGGCGTTCGCCGAGGCGGGCTTCCGCGCGCCGCGCACGTTCACGGTCGCCCCCTCGCGAGGCGCGGCCCGCGACGCCTGA
- a CDS encoding carboxylesterase family protein: protein MSDSAAPVVRTSRGAVRGMRVGGTLRFLGIPYAQPPVGPLRFDAPVPPEPWEGVRDATAYGPTPQRGDTGITLIPEPSIPGDDTLSVNVFTPDTDAALPVLVYIHGGGYVSGSPASPWYDGAAFARDGVVTVTLSYRLGFDGFGDIAGAPSNRGVRDQLAALAWVRDEIAAFGGDPGRVTIAGQSAGGAAVLTLLGLPSASGLFHRVLAISPAITDVRPDLARRRTARLAALAGVPATRAGFATIDEERLLDLQRQLEKAEGGDRLAPIRDVLSDGLPWGPVVGGDLVPTGTLDAIRAGRGADVPLVVGSTDDEFTMTTDRYRRVLRLVPAGLALARLGVERATRDAWLRANRMQRRKGTAATLGRFVSDRVFRSGVAAAAAARGAAPTWVYRFAWPSPVIGWACHCLDVPFWFDVLDAAGVREIAGGPPPRGLADQMHAAAVQLIREGDPGWPAWSERPGTTRVFGGGASAPDVVSDGYASALPLA from the coding sequence ATGAGCGACTCCGCAGCGCCCGTCGTCCGCACGAGCCGGGGAGCCGTGCGCGGGATGCGCGTCGGCGGCACGCTGCGCTTCCTGGGCATCCCGTACGCGCAGCCGCCGGTCGGCCCGCTCCGGTTCGACGCGCCCGTGCCGCCCGAGCCGTGGGAGGGCGTGCGCGACGCGACCGCCTACGGCCCGACGCCGCAGCGCGGCGACACGGGCATCACGCTCATCCCCGAGCCGAGCATCCCCGGAGACGACACGCTCAGCGTCAACGTCTTCACCCCCGACACGGATGCGGCGCTCCCGGTGCTCGTGTACATCCACGGCGGCGGGTACGTCTCGGGCTCCCCCGCGAGCCCGTGGTACGACGGCGCGGCGTTCGCCCGCGACGGCGTCGTCACGGTGACGCTGTCGTACCGCCTCGGCTTCGACGGGTTCGGTGACATCGCCGGCGCGCCCTCCAACCGCGGCGTGCGCGACCAGCTGGCCGCCCTGGCGTGGGTGCGCGACGAGATCGCGGCCTTCGGCGGCGACCCCGGCCGTGTCACGATCGCGGGGCAGTCGGCGGGCGGGGCGGCGGTGCTCACCCTCCTCGGGCTGCCCTCCGCATCCGGGCTCTTCCATCGCGTGCTCGCGATCTCGCCCGCGATCACCGACGTGCGCCCCGACCTCGCCCGGCGGCGCACGGCGCGCCTCGCCGCGCTCGCCGGCGTGCCGGCCACGCGCGCGGGCTTCGCGACGATCGACGAGGAGCGCCTCCTCGACCTGCAGCGACAGCTGGAGAAGGCCGAGGGCGGCGACCGACTCGCGCCGATCCGCGATGTGCTCAGCGACGGGCTGCCGTGGGGCCCCGTCGTCGGCGGCGACCTCGTGCCGACGGGCACGCTCGACGCGATCCGCGCCGGCCGCGGCGCCGACGTGCCGCTCGTCGTCGGCAGCACCGACGACGAGTTCACGATGACGACCGACCGCTATCGGCGGGTGCTGCGCCTCGTTCCCGCCGGGCTCGCGCTCGCACGGCTCGGCGTCGAGCGCGCGACCCGCGACGCGTGGCTGCGCGCGAACCGGATGCAGCGGCGCAAGGGCACGGCCGCGACGCTCGGCCGGTTCGTCTCCGACCGCGTCTTCCGCTCGGGCGTCGCGGCGGCCGCCGCGGCTCGCGGCGCGGCGCCGACGTGGGTCTACCGCTTCGCGTGGCCCTCGCCCGTCATCGGGTGGGCATGCCACTGCCTCGACGTGCCGTTCTGGTTCGACGTGCTCGATGCGGCGGGCGTGCGCGAGATCGCGGGCGGCCCCCCGCCGCGCGGCCTCGCCGACCAGATGCACGCTGCTGCGGTGCAGCTGATCCGCGAGGGCGACCCGGGGTGGCCGGCGTGGTCGGAGCGCCCCGGCACGACGCGCGTGTTCGGCGGCGGCGCATCCGCTCCCGACGTCGTCTCCGACGGGTACGCGAGCGCGCTGCCGCTCGCGTGA
- a CDS encoding squalene cyclase translates to MTPEDVVPWLLESDPALRWQVERDLVGAPPEVWQATRARVPREGMAAVVLAHQDDDGQWAGGAYFPSDWDWNSDEKQPWTATTWSLKSLREWGVEPDALRPGTAELLRQNSRWEYDDLPYWDGEVDACINAFTLATGAWLGTDVSPIRRFFLARQLEDGGWNCEWVEGATVSSFPSTLNSLEGMLDYERRVGGDAELAAARRRGEEYLLRRTLLHRLATGDVHEWALRFAYPFRAEYTALHAVEYFRAAAEYAGTPPDPRIAEAIGIVRGARDADGTWHQGARYGGRVWAEQDVAVGEPSPWLTFVALRVLRWWDAAHAQPSAAAA, encoded by the coding sequence ATGACCCCCGAGGATGTGGTCCCGTGGCTGCTCGAGTCCGATCCGGCGCTGCGGTGGCAGGTGGAGCGCGATCTCGTCGGAGCGCCGCCCGAGGTGTGGCAGGCGACACGGGCGCGCGTCCCGCGGGAGGGCATGGCCGCCGTCGTGCTGGCGCACCAGGATGACGACGGGCAGTGGGCGGGCGGGGCGTACTTCCCGTCCGACTGGGACTGGAACAGCGACGAGAAGCAGCCGTGGACAGCGACGACGTGGTCGCTGAAGTCGCTGCGCGAGTGGGGTGTCGAGCCCGACGCGCTCCGACCCGGCACGGCCGAGCTGCTGCGGCAGAACTCGCGCTGGGAGTACGACGACCTGCCGTACTGGGACGGCGAGGTCGATGCGTGCATCAACGCCTTCACACTCGCGACCGGCGCCTGGCTGGGCACCGACGTGTCGCCGATCCGCCGGTTCTTCCTCGCCCGCCAGCTCGAGGACGGCGGCTGGAACTGCGAGTGGGTCGAGGGTGCGACGGTGTCGTCGTTCCCCTCCACGCTGAACTCCCTCGAGGGCATGCTCGACTACGAACGGCGCGTCGGCGGCGACGCCGAACTGGCCGCGGCGCGCCGCCGCGGCGAGGAGTATCTGCTCCGCCGCACGCTCCTGCACCGCCTCGCCACCGGCGACGTGCACGAGTGGGCGCTGCGGTTCGCCTATCCGTTCCGCGCGGAGTACACGGCCCTGCATGCCGTCGAGTACTTCCGTGCCGCCGCCGAGTACGCCGGCACGCCGCCCGACCCGCGCATCGCCGAGGCGATCGGGATCGTGCGCGGTGCGCGCGACGCCGACGGCACGTGGCATCAGGGCGCGCGGTACGGCGGGCGCGTGTGGGCCGAACAGGACGTGGCCGTGGGCGAGCCGTCGCCGTGGCTCACGTTCGTCGCGCTGCGCGTGCTCCGCTGGTGGGATGCGGCGCACGCGCAACCCTCCGCCGCCGCGGCCTGA
- a CDS encoding NAD(P)-dependent oxidoreductase — MRIALTGSSGKLGTVVEQHLRAAGHDVLALDVVGARRDGEFVQVDLTDYGQVVDVLGGVGERGTAPDPLDAVVHLAAVPAPGLRPDVATFHNNMTATFNVFWAAVRLGVRRIVYASSETVLGLPFDVPPPYIPVDEEHAPRPESVYSLVKTLEEQLATELVRWHPELSITALRFSNVMAPEDYAAFPAYDADPRTRKWNLWGYIDARDGAHAVERALEVAPAGFDRFIIAAADTVSNRPNAELVAEVYPDVPVHGELGAHDTMLSIAKARRLLGYAPQHSWRDGIS; from the coding sequence ATGCGCATCGCCCTCACCGGCTCGTCCGGAAAGCTCGGAACCGTCGTCGAGCAGCACCTTCGTGCCGCCGGGCACGACGTCCTCGCCCTCGACGTCGTCGGCGCCCGCCGCGACGGCGAGTTCGTCCAGGTCGACCTGACCGACTACGGGCAGGTCGTCGACGTCCTCGGCGGCGTCGGGGAGCGCGGCACCGCCCCGGATCCGCTCGACGCCGTCGTACACCTCGCCGCGGTGCCGGCGCCGGGCCTCCGCCCCGACGTCGCGACGTTCCACAACAACATGACGGCCACGTTCAACGTGTTCTGGGCGGCCGTGCGCCTGGGCGTGCGGCGGATCGTCTACGCCTCGAGCGAGACCGTGCTCGGCCTCCCCTTCGACGTGCCGCCGCCCTACATCCCGGTCGACGAGGAGCACGCGCCGCGCCCCGAGTCGGTGTACTCCCTCGTGAAGACGCTCGAGGAGCAGCTCGCGACCGAGCTCGTGCGCTGGCATCCGGAGCTGTCGATCACGGCGCTGCGCTTCTCGAACGTCATGGCGCCCGAGGACTACGCCGCGTTCCCCGCGTACGACGCCGACCCGCGCACGCGCAAGTGGAACCTGTGGGGCTACATCGACGCGCGCGACGGCGCGCACGCCGTCGAGCGCGCGCTCGAGGTCGCCCCGGCCGGCTTCGACCGCTTCATCATCGCCGCCGCCGACACCGTCTCGAACCGCCCGAACGCCGAGCTCGTCGCCGAGGTGTATCCCGACGTGCCGGTGCACGGCGAGCTCGGCGCGCACGACACGATGCTCTCGATCGCGAAGGCGCGCCGCCTCCTCGGCTACGCGCCGCAGCACTCGTGGCGCGACGGGATCAGCTGA
- a CDS encoding LLM class F420-dependent oxidoreductase, with the protein MRFGLFIPQGWRFDLVGIEPADHWRVMSSLAQAADAGPWESLWVYDHFHTTPVPSSEATHEAWTLMAAFAASTERIRLGQMCTCMGYRNPAYLAKVAATVDAVSGGRAEMGIGGGWYEHEWRAYGYGFPPIAERLGRLREGVEIMHQAWTTGSATLAGKYYDVDGAIVQPLPLQPGGVPLWIAGGGEKVTLRIAAQYAAYTNFAGSPEEFAHKSEVLRGHCDALGRDFDAITRSSNFNTIVAATEAEVDDRVRAVVERLRPFVGDDRAAAIERDYRGSLAVGTPEQIAERLAERQRAGLGYAIHYFPEAAYDRSGIELFAREVVPALS; encoded by the coding sequence ATGCGATTCGGACTCTTCATCCCCCAGGGCTGGCGCTTCGACCTCGTCGGCATCGAGCCGGCCGACCATTGGCGCGTCATGTCGTCGCTCGCGCAGGCCGCCGACGCCGGCCCGTGGGAGTCGCTGTGGGTGTACGACCACTTCCACACCACGCCGGTGCCCAGCAGCGAGGCCACGCACGAGGCCTGGACCCTGATGGCCGCCTTCGCGGCGTCGACCGAGCGCATCCGCCTCGGCCAGATGTGCACGTGCATGGGATACCGCAATCCGGCGTACCTCGCGAAGGTCGCGGCGACCGTCGACGCCGTCTCCGGCGGCCGTGCCGAGATGGGCATCGGCGGCGGATGGTACGAGCACGAGTGGCGCGCGTACGGCTACGGGTTCCCGCCGATCGCCGAGCGCCTCGGGCGCCTGCGCGAGGGCGTCGAGATCATGCACCAGGCGTGGACGACCGGCTCCGCAACCCTCGCGGGGAAGTACTACGACGTCGACGGCGCGATCGTGCAGCCGCTGCCGCTGCAGCCCGGCGGCGTGCCGCTGTGGATCGCCGGCGGCGGCGAGAAGGTGACGCTCAGGATCGCGGCCCAGTACGCCGCCTACACGAACTTCGCCGGCAGCCCCGAGGAGTTCGCGCACAAGTCGGAGGTCCTGCGCGGGCACTGCGACGCGCTCGGCCGCGACTTCGACGCCATCACGCGCTCGTCGAACTTCAACACGATCGTCGCCGCGACCGAGGCCGAGGTCGACGATCGCGTGCGCGCCGTGGTCGAGCGGCTGCGACCGTTCGTCGGCGACGACCGTGCCGCCGCGATCGAGCGGGACTACCGCGGCTCGCTCGCCGTGGGCACGCCCGAGCAGATCGCGGAGCGGCTCGCCGAGCGGCAGCGCGCCGGCCTCGGGTATGCGATCCACTACTTCCCGGAGGCCGCGTACGACCGCTCGGGCATCGAGCTGTTCGCGCGCGAGGTCGTGCCCGCGCTCAGCTGA
- a CDS encoding site-specific DNA-methyltransferase yields the protein MHHGDNLAVAAGYPDGAFALVYLDPPFNTGRARSRAVETARHAPSRTQAEPDAADGGPASFRAADPAGSTPGLNTSPAETDAAAPPAVRRGFHGRDYARLRGDLRAYDDRFDDYWGFLEPRLVEAWRLLADDGTLYVHLDYREAHYAKVLLDALFGRERFLNEIVWAYDYGAKTRRRWPTKHDTILVYVKDPQRYWFDSDAVDREPYMAPGLVTPEKAARGKLPTDVWWHTIVPTSGREKTGYPTQKPEGILRRIVQASSRPGDRVLDFFAGSGTTGAVAAALGRHAVLVDDNADAVAIMRARMPHAAVLAVPRA from the coding sequence ATCCACCACGGCGACAACCTCGCCGTCGCGGCGGGCTACCCCGACGGCGCGTTCGCGCTCGTCTACCTCGACCCGCCGTTCAACACCGGCCGTGCGCGCTCCCGCGCCGTCGAGACCGCCCGCCACGCCCCGTCACGTACTCAGGCTGAGCCGGATGCGGCGGACGGTGGACCCGCGTCCTTCCGCGCCGCCGATCCCGCCGGGTCGACGCCCGGCCTGAATACGTCGCCGGCGGAGACGGATGCGGCGGCACCGCCCGCGGTGCGGCGCGGCTTCCACGGCCGCGACTACGCGCGGCTGCGCGGCGACCTGCGTGCGTACGACGACCGGTTCGACGACTACTGGGGGTTCCTCGAGCCGCGGCTGGTGGAGGCGTGGCGGCTGCTCGCCGACGACGGCACCCTCTACGTCCACCTGGACTACCGCGAGGCGCACTACGCGAAGGTGCTGCTGGACGCCCTGTTCGGACGCGAGCGGTTCCTCAACGAGATCGTGTGGGCGTACGACTACGGTGCGAAGACGCGCCGCCGCTGGCCGACCAAGCACGACACGATCCTCGTGTACGTGAAGGACCCGCAGCGGTACTGGTTCGACTCGGACGCCGTCGACCGCGAGCCGTACATGGCGCCGGGCCTGGTCACGCCCGAGAAGGCCGCACGCGGCAAGCTCCCCACCGACGTGTGGTGGCACACGATCGTGCCCACGTCGGGGCGGGAGAAGACCGGCTACCCGACGCAGAAGCCCGAGGGAATCCTCCGCCGCATCGTGCAGGCCTCGAGCCGCCCCGGCGACCGCGTGCTCGACTTCTTCGCCGGCAGCGGCACGACCGGCGCCGTCGCCGCCGCACTCGGACGCCACGCCGTGCTCGTCGACGACAACGCGGATGCGGTGGCCATCATGCGTGCCCGCATGCCTCACGCCGCCGTGCTCGCCGTGCCACGGGCGTGA
- a CDS encoding biotin/lipoate A/B protein ligase family protein yields MHGEYKVPGGKLVVVDLEEQDGRIAGFHLAGDFFLEPDSALDDIDAAVNGLPVEADVATIAAAVRAALPDGAQLLGFTPEAVGTAVRRALITAPGWGDFTWEVVHERPVSPRMNLALDEVLTTRVGDGRRNPTLRLWEWDENAVVIGSFQSLRNEVDPDGAARHGFDVVRRISGGGAMLMAANSIVTYSLYVPASLVAGMTFADSYAFLDDWVLQALRSLGIDAVYQPLNDIAGPHGKIGGAAQKRLANGGVLHHATLSYDMDGAVMTDVLRIGREKLSDKGTVSAAKRVDPLRSQTGLSREAIIERFIDTFTKLYGAVPGTISDEEYAEAEQLVATKFATDAWLRRVP; encoded by the coding sequence ATGCACGGCGAATACAAGGTGCCCGGCGGGAAGCTCGTCGTCGTCGACCTCGAGGAGCAGGACGGGCGCATCGCCGGGTTCCACCTCGCGGGCGACTTCTTCCTCGAGCCGGACTCGGCGCTCGATGACATCGACGCCGCCGTCAACGGCCTGCCGGTCGAGGCCGACGTCGCCACGATCGCCGCCGCGGTGCGCGCCGCCCTGCCCGACGGGGCGCAGCTGCTCGGCTTCACCCCCGAGGCCGTCGGCACCGCCGTGCGCCGCGCCCTCATCACGGCGCCGGGATGGGGCGACTTCACGTGGGAGGTCGTGCACGAGCGCCCCGTCTCGCCCCGCATGAACCTCGCGCTCGACGAGGTGCTCACGACGCGCGTCGGCGACGGTCGGCGCAACCCCACGCTGCGGCTGTGGGAGTGGGACGAGAACGCCGTGGTCATCGGGTCGTTCCAGTCGCTGCGCAACGAGGTCGACCCCGACGGCGCTGCGCGGCACGGGTTCGACGTCGTCCGCCGGATCTCCGGCGGAGGGGCGATGCTCATGGCCGCGAACTCGATCGTGACGTACTCGCTGTACGTGCCGGCCTCGCTCGTCGCGGGCATGACCTTCGCCGACTCGTATGCGTTCCTCGACGACTGGGTGCTGCAGGCGCTGCGCTCCCTCGGCATCGACGCGGTGTACCAGCCGCTCAACGACATCGCCGGGCCGCACGGCAAGATCGGCGGCGCTGCGCAGAAGCGCCTCGCCAACGGCGGCGTGCTGCACCACGCCACCCTCAGCTACGACATGGACGGCGCCGTCATGACCGACGTGCTGCGCATCGGCCGCGAGAAGCTCAGCGACAAGGGCACCGTGTCGGCGGCCAAGCGCGTCGATCCGCTCCGCAGCCAGACCGGCCTGTCGCGCGAGGCGATCATCGAGCGCTTCATCGACACCTTCACGAAGCTCTACGGCGCGGTGCCCGGCACCATCAGCGACGAGGAGTACGCCGAGGCCGAGCAGCTCGTGGCGACGAAGTTCGCCACGGACGCGTGGCTGCGCCGCGTGCCGTGA
- a CDS encoding TetR/AcrR family transcriptional regulator: MPTDDATAVPDGAALGREGAYAKGVARRREILDRAITVFAERGASGASLRSIARALDVSHAALLHYFDSREQLLVAVYDHAARQMASATELGPVEGLTHAASRNVAVPGLVELYSTLVANALESDSDAARGFIARRFADLRVQLAAQLRAEQAAGTVRGDVDADEIAALLIAASDGLQIQWLLEPAVALERTLGAFGTLLAPR; this comes from the coding sequence GTGCCCACGGATGACGCGACCGCCGTGCCCGACGGCGCGGCGCTCGGCCGCGAGGGTGCGTACGCGAAGGGCGTCGCGCGCCGGCGCGAGATCCTTGACCGTGCGATCACGGTGTTCGCCGAGCGCGGCGCGAGCGGCGCGTCGCTGCGCAGCATCGCGCGGGCCCTCGACGTCTCGCACGCGGCGCTCCTGCACTACTTCGACTCCCGCGAGCAGCTGCTCGTCGCCGTCTACGACCACGCCGCACGGCAGATGGCCTCGGCGACCGAGCTCGGCCCGGTGGAGGGGCTCACCCATGCGGCCAGCCGGAACGTCGCCGTTCCGGGGCTCGTCGAGTTGTACTCGACGCTCGTGGCCAACGCCCTCGAATCCGACAGCGATGCCGCACGCGGCTTCATCGCGCGTCGCTTCGCCGACCTGCGCGTGCAGCTCGCCGCGCAGCTGCGCGCCGAGCAGGCGGCGGGGACCGTGCGCGGCGACGTCGACGCCGACGAGATCGCGGCACTGCTGATCGCCGCATCCGACGGTCTGCAGATCCAGTGGCTCCTCGAACCCGCCGTCGCCCTCGAGCGCACGCTCGGCGCCTTCGGCACCCTGCTCGCCCCGCGCTGA
- a CDS encoding sugar phosphate isomerase/epimerase, translated as MALPVASVQLYSLAAEFSADPQGSLDRLAALGLRHVEAFDFVRRPDEVRAALDASGLDSPTGHAPLLSDELWTPDGSIPTPAPEVVFEAAATIGMTTVIDPFVDPARWLTEEGVADIAERLNRAADTAASFGLSVGYHNHAQEFVASFGGVTAFERFVSLTDERVAIELDLFWALTGDQDVPALVERLGSRLTAVHVKDGVVPRPNPFAPGAERLSTDVLDQRRPGQGDVPLAAALEAGRGAIRYAVIEYDRPPGDVFDDIAASLAFLTEGGFVR; from the coding sequence ATGGCACTGCCCGTCGCTTCCGTGCAGCTGTACAGCCTGGCGGCGGAGTTCTCCGCCGACCCGCAGGGCTCCCTCGACCGTCTGGCCGCCCTCGGGCTGCGCCACGTGGAGGCGTTCGACTTCGTGCGGCGGCCCGACGAGGTCCGCGCCGCGCTGGATGCGAGCGGGCTGGACTCCCCCACCGGTCACGCGCCGCTGCTGTCGGACGAGCTGTGGACGCCCGACGGGTCGATCCCCACCCCCGCCCCCGAGGTGGTCTTCGAGGCGGCCGCGACGATCGGCATGACGACCGTGATCGACCCGTTCGTCGACCCGGCGCGCTGGCTCACCGAGGAGGGCGTCGCCGACATCGCCGAGCGCCTGAACCGCGCGGCCGACACCGCCGCATCCTTCGGCCTGAGCGTCGGCTACCACAACCACGCGCAGGAGTTCGTCGCCTCCTTCGGCGGCGTGACGGCGTTCGAGCGCTTCGTGTCGCTCACCGACGAGCGCGTCGCGATCGAGCTCGACCTGTTCTGGGCCCTCACGGGCGACCAGGACGTGCCCGCCCTCGTCGAGCGGCTGGGCTCGCGCCTGACCGCCGTCCACGTGAAGGACGGCGTCGTGCCGCGCCCCAACCCCTTCGCCCCGGGCGCCGAGCGCCTGTCGACCGACGTCCTCGACCAGCGGCGCCCCGGCCAGGGCGACGTGCCCCTCGCGGCGGCCCTCGAGGCCGGACGCGGCGCCATCCGCTACGCCGTGATCGAGTACGACCGCCCGCCGGGCGACGTGTTCGACGACATCGCCGCGAGCCTCGCGTTCCTCACCGAGGGCGGGTTCGTCCGATGA
- a CDS encoding Gfo/Idh/MocA family oxidoreductase gives MTGPVGIGVIGAGVISDTYLENLTTFPDVEVLIVGDLFPERAREKADAHGVPAAGTVDDVLAHPGVQVVVNLTIPAAHIEISAAAVAAGKHVWTEKPLGLDREGSARLLRDAAAAGVRIGSAPDTVLGPGFQSAKRAILAGVIGRPLFAQTAFQTQGPDLWHPSPQFLFARGAGPLLDMGPYYLTALVSLLGPVDRVAAAGLKAREERVIHTGPDAGTTFAVEVPSTVQMLTVFESGQQAQSQLSFDSALERHGVFEVHGTEGSIVIPDPNRFEGVSRSVKPLGVIRDGMSFEQEWIDLPQEGTVVGRGLGLLDMVRAIAEDRPHVATGELGYHVLDVMLSAAESADSGAFVTVDSTLAAPVPVVPAGFDPFARTL, from the coding sequence ATGACCGGGCCGGTCGGAATCGGCGTCATCGGCGCGGGGGTCATCAGCGACACGTACCTCGAGAACCTCACGACGTTCCCCGACGTCGAGGTGCTCATCGTGGGCGACCTGTTCCCCGAGCGCGCCCGGGAGAAGGCCGACGCGCACGGCGTGCCCGCCGCGGGCACCGTCGACGACGTGCTCGCCCACCCCGGCGTGCAGGTCGTCGTGAACCTCACGATCCCCGCCGCCCACATCGAGATCTCCGCGGCCGCGGTCGCCGCCGGCAAGCACGTGTGGACCGAGAAGCCGCTGGGTCTCGACCGCGAGGGCTCGGCTCGGCTGCTGCGGGATGCGGCGGCGGCGGGCGTGCGCATCGGCTCGGCGCCCGACACGGTGCTCGGCCCCGGCTTCCAGTCGGCCAAGCGCGCGATCCTCGCGGGGGTCATCGGGCGGCCGCTGTTCGCGCAGACCGCGTTCCAGACGCAGGGGCCCGATCTGTGGCACCCGAGCCCGCAGTTCCTGTTCGCCCGAGGTGCGGGACCGCTCCTGGACATGGGCCCGTACTACCTCACGGCTCTCGTGAGCCTGCTCGGGCCGGTCGACCGGGTCGCGGCGGCGGGCCTGAAGGCCCGCGAGGAGCGCGTCATCCACACCGGCCCCGACGCGGGCACGACCTTCGCGGTCGAGGTGCCCTCCACGGTGCAGATGCTCACGGTGTTCGAGAGCGGGCAGCAGGCGCAGAGCCAGCTGTCGTTCGACTCCGCGCTGGAGCGCCATGGCGTGTTCGAGGTGCACGGCACCGAGGGGTCGATCGTGATCCCCGACCCCAACCGGTTCGAGGGCGTGTCGCGCTCCGTGAAGCCGCTCGGCGTCATCCGTGACGGCATGTCGTTCGAGCAGGAGTGGATCGACCTGCCGCAGGAGGGCACGGTCGTCGGCCGGGGCCTCGGGCTCCTGGACATGGTGCGCGCGATCGCCGAGGATCGTCCGCACGTGGCGACGGGCGAGCTCGGCTATCACGTGCTCGACGTCATGCTCTCCGCGGCCGAATCCGCCGATTCGGGCGCGTTCGTGACGGTCGACAGCACGCTGGCCGCCCCCGTGCCCGTCGTGCCGGCCGGCTTCGACCCCTTCGCGCGCACGCTCTGA